A single region of the Nocardioides ochotonae genome encodes:
- a CDS encoding alkene reductase, protein MDLFTPVTLGDLELTNRLAMAPLTRMRAGASGVPNDLLVEHYAQRAGLGLIVTEGTYPRRESQGFVGQPGIVNDEQQAGWARVAEAVHARGGRIVLQVMHAGRVTHPDVNGGRRIEAPSAIAIQGEGHTEKGKQPYPVPHALSVEEAEEVKADFVAAARRAIAAGLDGVEVHGANGYLLHEFLSPAANQRTDQYGGSPEARARFVVEVVTAVAEAVGPGRVGLRISPEHQVQDAGETDRADVLATYGALLDQLRPLGLAYLSLLHAEPAGDLAQELRRRFDGPFMANSGFGKVTTREEAVQLIEAAHADVVAVGRAAIANPDLVERWRGEHPENAPDPATFYSPGVTGYTDYPFLSA, encoded by the coding sequence ATGGATCTCTTCACCCCCGTGACCCTCGGCGACCTCGAGCTGACCAACCGTCTCGCGATGGCACCCCTGACCCGGATGCGTGCGGGCGCGAGCGGCGTGCCGAACGACCTGCTCGTCGAGCACTACGCGCAGCGCGCCGGCCTCGGGCTGATCGTCACCGAGGGGACCTACCCCCGCCGCGAGTCCCAGGGGTTCGTCGGCCAGCCCGGCATCGTGAACGACGAGCAGCAGGCCGGCTGGGCGCGGGTCGCCGAGGCCGTGCACGCGCGCGGCGGGCGGATCGTCCTGCAGGTGATGCACGCCGGCCGGGTCACCCACCCCGACGTCAACGGCGGGCGCCGGATCGAGGCGCCGAGCGCGATCGCCATCCAGGGCGAGGGCCACACCGAGAAGGGCAAGCAGCCCTACCCGGTGCCCCACGCGCTGAGCGTCGAGGAGGCCGAGGAGGTCAAGGCCGACTTCGTCGCGGCCGCCCGCCGCGCGATCGCCGCCGGGCTCGACGGCGTGGAGGTGCACGGCGCCAACGGCTACCTGCTCCACGAGTTCCTCTCGCCGGCCGCCAACCAGCGCACCGACCAGTACGGCGGCTCGCCCGAGGCGCGCGCCCGCTTCGTCGTCGAGGTCGTCACCGCGGTCGCCGAGGCGGTCGGCCCGGGGCGCGTGGGTCTGCGGATCTCCCCGGAGCACCAGGTCCAGGACGCCGGTGAGACCGATCGCGCCGACGTCCTCGCGACGTACGGCGCGCTGCTCGACCAGCTGCGCCCGCTCGGCCTGGCCTACCTCTCGCTGCTGCACGCCGAGCCGGCCGGTGACCTCGCCCAGGAGCTGCGTCGCCGCTTCGACGGCCCGTTCATGGCCAACAGCGGGTTCGGGAAGGTCACCACGCGCGAGGAGGCGGTGCAGCTGATCGAGGCCGCCCACGCCGACGTCGTGGCGGTCGGACGGGCCGCGATCGCCAACCCCGACCTGGTCGAGCGCT